TAGAGAAGGTCCGCGAAACCCATGGCCTCAAAGGCCGCGTCGAAGGGGTTGCCCGCTCGGGCTGGATTTTGGTGGACTTCGGCGATGTCATCCTGCATATTTTCGCCCCCGAAGTGCGCGACTATTACCGCCTGGAAGAGTTGTGGGCCGAAGGCAAAGTGCTGCTCCATCTGCAATGAACCCCGCAAAAGGATCAAAAAAAGCCCTGGGCGCATACGCCCAGGGCTTTTTTCACGCTCTCCAGTGGAGTTCAGGTCATCTCAAAGATCCACTTGTCCAGATCGCGGGACCAGGAGACGATCTCCTCCGGCTTGAACCAGAGGGCCACTTCCTTTTCACCGTTCTCCGGCGAATCCGACGCGTG
This portion of the Anaerolineae bacterium genome encodes:
- the rsfS gene encoding ribosome silencing factor, translating into MAYTVVEALEEKKGEDILLLDLHEIAPFADYFVLCSGTSDRMLDSLANAALEKVRETHGLKGRVEGVARSGWILVDFGDVILHIFAPEVRDYYRLEELWAEGKVLLHLQ